The DNA sequence CTGCGTGCTCAGTTCCGACACCACGTTCTGCTGGCTTTCGGCGCCGGCGGCCGGCAGCAGGAAAAGCAGGGAGGCAACGGCTGCGAACCGGACAAGACCATTCGGCAGGGCTTGGTTTTTAAGAAGTTCCATCATTGCAGCACAAGCTCCGCCTGAAGGGCGCCGGCGGATTTGATGCCTTGCAGGATGGATATGATGCCATCCGCCTTGAGCCCGATGCTGTTGAGACCGGCAACCAGCGTGCGAAGATCAGGACCTTCGACAATGGCGACCTTGCTGCCTTCCTGCAGCGCCATGATGTCCGTCTGTGGCTGCACGGCGGTCTGGCCGCGCGAGAAGGGTTCCGGCTGGATGACCTGCGGCGATTCCGTCACCTGCACGGTCAGCGTTCCATAGCTGACGGCAACGCGGGAGATGCGCACATCCGCGCCGATGACGATCGTGCCGGTGCGTTCGTTGATCACGACCTTGGCGGGCGTATCCGTCTCCACCGTCAGGTTCTCGATTTCCGCCATCAGCCGGGTGAGGTCAGCGGTGCGGGGTTTCTGCACCGCGATTTCCTGCGAATCGCGCGGCTCGGCGATACCATCGCCGTAGCGGGCGCGGGCAAAGGCGTTGACAACGTCCGCAACACGCACCGCAGTCGAGAAATCGGGATTGCGCAGCTGAAGGACCAGATTGACCGAATCCTTGAATTTGGACGGCAATTCACGCTCGATGATCGCGCCGTTCGGCACGCGCGCGGATGTGGTGACGCCCTGCGTCAGCGTCGCGGCATCGCCCTGCGCCGAAAAGCCGTTGACGATCAGCGCTCCCTGCGCAACCGCATAGATCTGCCCGTCCGCGCCGGAAAGCGAGGTCATGATCAGCGTGCCGCCGCGAAGCGAAGAGGCGTCGCCAAGCGAACTGACCGTCACGTCCACACGGCTGCCGGGGCTGGCGAAGGGCGGCAGATTTGCCGTCACCATCACGGCGGCGATGTTCTTGGCATTCGACTGGCCGCCCTGCGTGGTGATGCCGAGGTTCTGCAGCATCGCGCGCATGGATTGTTCGGTGAATGGCGAGGAGCGCAGGCTGTCGCCCGTGCCCTGGACGCCGACGACGAGACCGTATCCGATCAACTGGTTGTCGCGTCCGGCCTGCAGCGATGCGATATCCTTGATACGGGATGTATCGGCGTGGGCTGCGGGTACGGGAAGGAACGGCTGGGCCGAAAACAGAATGGCCGCGGCCAGGATACGAAGCAATCTCATTTCGCCATCACCTGAATGGTTCCGTCCTTCATGACCGTGCCGCTGACCATCACGCCGGAATCGATGTTGCGCACACGCACCACCTCACCAAGCGAGCCGTCGGTCATCGGCGTTCCCGAGGCCATCAGCGTCATGTTGCCGATGGTGAAAACGAGCTTGACGCTGGTACCGCGCACCACCAGCGACGCTTCGCGCAGGGCGGCGACCGGGATCGTGCGGCCGGGAAGCAGGGTCTGCTTGGAGATCATGCCCTCAACTTCGCTGATGTCGGTCGCGTAGCCCGAGGAAATGTTGGGATTGGTCACTTCCACCGGTTTCACCTGGTCGGACGAGATGGTTTCGCCCGGATAGATGGTGCGTGTGGGAACCAGCGCCATCGGCGCCTGGGCGAAAGCCGGCGCCATGGCAACAAGTGAAAAGGCAGACGCCAGGCACATACGGACGAGCGCCGTTCTGCAGCTGTTATTTTTTCGGCCAAACCTCATGTCCGCCTGCCTTTCCGTTCTTACTTCAGGTTCTTGCTGACAATCGATGCCATTTCGTCAGCGGTGGTGATGACCTTGGAATTCATCTCATAGGCGCGCTGCGCCGTGATCAGGTCGGTGATTTCCTTGACGGCATCGACGTTCGAGCCTTCAAGGTAGGATTGCTTGATGTAGCCGTAGCTCGGATCGTCGGGCACGCCGATGACCGCGTCGCCGGAAGCCGGCGTCTGGGCAAAGAGGTTGTCGCCGAGCGGCTTCAGACCGGCTTCGTTGGCGAAGTTGGCGATGGTCAGCTGGCCAAGTTCGGTGAAGTCTGCGGCGTTGCCGATACGGGCCGTCACCTGACCCGTGCGGGTAACGGTGATGTCCTGCGCGTCGGTCGGGATGTTGATGTTGGGAATGACATTGTAGCCATCGACCGTCACCAGATTGCCGTCGGCATTCTTGTTGAAGGCGCCGGCGCGGCTGTAGAGCGTCGAACCATCAGCCGCTTCGATCTGGAACCAGCCCTGTCCGATAATCGCCACGTCGAGTTTGTTGCCGGTCTCGATCAGGTTGCCCTGGGTGTGAATGTTGCGGACGGCAGACGTCTGCACGCCGAGACCGATATTGGCGCCTTCCGGCACGATCGCCTGATTGGCGCGGTTCGGCACGCCCTGCATGCGCTCCGTCTGGTAGAGCAGATCGGTGAACTCCGCACGCGCGCGCTTGTAGCCGGTGGTGTTGATGTTGGCGATGTTGTTGGCGATGACTTCCAGATTGGTCTGCTGGGCGTCCATACCGGTGGCGGCGATTGCAAGAGCTCTCATATCAATATTCCCGCTGGGCTAGATCTGCATCTTGGTAATGTCGAGATAGGCCGACACGATCTTGTCGCGCAGCGCGATGGCGGTCTGCAGCGATTGCTCGGCCGAAAGCACGGCATCGACCACTTCACGCGTGTTCGCCTTACCCTGAATGCCTTCGAAGGAGGCGACTTCCGCCTTCTTCAGGTTGTTCATCGCATCCAGCGATACGTTGCCGAGAACGCTCGCGAAGCTTGCGCCCGTCTGCTGGGCGGGCGTCGTCTGCTGGCTGCCGAAAACGCTTTCGGTCAGCGAGGAGATGTCGCTTGCGCCGCGCGTGAGCGAAAGGGAACTGAGTTGCTTGATGCCGTCGATCATTGCGATGCCTTCAGAAGGTCGATGGTGGAAGCGACGAGGTCGCGTGTCTGGCGGATGACCTGAAGGTTGGCGTCATAGCTGCGGTTGGCTTCGCGCATGTCGGCCATTTCGATCAGGATGTTGACGTTCGGCATCTTCACCATGCCGTTTGTGTCGGCGGCCGGGTTGCCGGGGTCGTATTCGTTGACGAAGTCACCACGGTCGACGCCGAGCTTCTTCACCGTCACGCGCTCCACACCGCTGACGCGGTCGAGCTCGGAACCGAAGGTAACGGTCTTGCGGCGATAGGGGTCGGCGCCGGGGGTGTCGCCGGTCGATCTGGCGTTGGCGATGTTTTCGGACACGACGCGCAGTCGGGTGGACTGCACCTCCAGGCCGCTGCCCGCGATCTTGCTCGCCGCACTCAAGGGATCCATGGTTTACCTCTTAACCGTCATCAGCATCATGCGATGGAAGGATTTGACGAGATTGGCGTTCAGGTCGTACTGCCGCTTGATCTCGCCCGTCTTGGTCATTTCCTCAGCAAGCGCGACCGAATTTCCGGACTCCTGCATGCCGATCTCGTTATTGACCGGGTTGTCGCGCACGGCGATATTTTCGCTGAGGTTGCTCGCGCCAAAATGGGCGGGATGGGTCTTTGCCATGCCGACCTGCTGGCTGGTGGCCTGCATGACCGCTTCGAAAGGGCTGACATCCTTGGCGTGGAACTTGGGGGTGTTGGCGTTGGCGATGTTGGTCGCCACGACTTCCTGCCTCACGCTCAGCCATTCCGCTTGGCGGGATGCCAGATCGAACAGTTGAATCGGTTGCATAGACTTCTCCATCTCGTATGGCCCGAACCTAAGCACCTAATCTTGCGTCAGACTTGCGGGGAGGGGCAAAGAAGCCGAACGGCGGAAGAACGGCCATCCGTGAAACAAAAAAGGCGCGCCGGCAGATGCGGCACGCCTTTTTCAAGGAAGAAAAAATTGTCTACTTTTCAGGACGATAGGTTTTACCCGAGGACGTTTCGATCTGCCATTCGCCGCCGCGTTGCTCGATCTTGGTCAGAAGCGCATTGTCTGGCAGGGTGGAGCCGACCCGCACCATATACATGCCCGATCCATCCTCGATCAGCGCGCGGCCGTTGGAAACATGCAGCAAACGGAAGGAAGTCTGACCGGGGAAAGGCTGGTCTTCCACGCCGGCGGCAAGATCGTTCTGCTTTTCCTTGCCGCTGGCGTTGACTGTCGCCGTCGTCAGCATATCAGGCAGTTCGGCCGGTTGCGGCATGTCTTCCTTGTTGCGGTTGGTCATGGCCATCGGCGAAACGCTGAAGACTTCCCGGGGGCCTGTGTGGGGCAGGTCGCGTGTGCGGTCACCGCCCGCCACCTTTATTCCAAACTTGTCTTCATTGAAGAACACATACCAGGGGAAAAAGGCCGCAGCTGCGGCAAGTCCAATTCCCGTCCAGGCCAGAATGCGGTCCAACGTGAAGAAAGGCGGCTGCGACCGTGTATCCTCGACGTCGCCATTGTCGATCTTTTTCTTTTTCACGGTGTCAGCCTCTCATTCTCGGGTTTACCTGCGGCTGATTGTTCTGCACTCCGCCACGTAGCGCTGTCGCGAGATCAGCATAGGCGTCCTGCGCCGCCGGCTCGTTCGGAAGCTGTTTCAGCGTTTCATAGATGATCGGGACCTGCTTTACCGCCATGTCGAGATCGGGATCGGTGCCGGGGCGATAGCCGCCGATGAGGCGCAGATCCCGCGTTTCCTCGAAGCGATGCACCAGCGCCTTCAGGCGCGAGACCAGCTTTTCCTGATCCGGCGTCCAGGCCTTCTTGGCAAGACGCGAGATCGAGGCGAGCGGATTGATCGGCGGATAACGGCCTTCTTCGGCAAGGCTACGATCCAGCACGATATGGCCGTCGAGAATACCGCGGGTCGAATCGGCAATCGGATCATTGTGGTTGTCGCCATCCACCAGAATGGAGACGATGGCGGTGATGGTGCCGGTGCCTTCGGCGCCGGGGCCGGCCCGCTCCAGAAGGCGCGGCAGTTCGGTAAAGACCGAGGCCGGATAACCGCGCGCAACCGGCGGCTCGCCCGAAGCAACCGCCACTTCGCGGATCGCATGGGCGAAACGGGTGACGCTGTCGATGATAAGAAGAACGTTGTCGCCCTTGTCGCGGAAGTGCTCGGCAATGGTGACGGCGGAAAGCGGGGCCATCTTGCGCAGCATCGGGCTTTCATCGCTGGTGGCAACGACGGCGATGGACTTGCTCATGTTTTCGCCCATCGTGTCTTCGATGAATTCGCGCACTTCGCGTCCGCGTTCGCCGACGAGCGCGATCACTACCTTGTCGAAGGCGTCGGCCTTGGCGAGCATCGACAGCAGCGTGGATTTGCCGACGCCTGAGCCGGCGAAAATGCCGAGACGCTGGCCGAGACACAAGGGAGAGAAAATATCGATTGCCCGCACGCCGGTCTTGAAAGGCGTCTCCACGCGCTTGCGCGTCATGGATGGTGGCGCGTTGTTGGAGATCGAACGGCGCTCTGTACCGGAGGAAAGCGGCCCCTGGCCGTCGATGGGTTCGCCAAGCGCATTGATTGTGCGCCCGCACCAGCTGTCGTCAGGCGCAACACGGAAAGCGCCCTTGCGGATGACGGTGTCGTGAATGCCGATCGGTTCACCGGGTTCGATGGGGCAGACATAGCAGATATCCGGCTCCACGCGCACGACTTCGCCGAGATGGATGCCGGTCGTGCTGCGATGGGCGACGAACTCGCCGAGCCTCACATGCCGCGACAGGCCGGAAACCGTATAGTGTCCGGCGGCGATGGTACGGACATGGCCGCCCGGCGCCACCGAAAACTCCGGATCGGCATAGTGTCCGGCGAGGCTCGCCAGCTGGGCAAGTTTCGGTGAAATCGCCTCAGCCGAGAGCATGGGTTCCGGCATTGTCATTGCTCAGTTCCTTAACGCGCGCCGCCAAGCGTCTTGATGCCTTCGCCGAAGGTGGATTCGGTATCGCGCATCAGCGAGGAAATGCTCTCGAAGGCCCGGTTGACCTGAATGAGCTGCGTCATCTGGGAAATGCCATTGACGTTCGACTGCTCGAGATAGCCCTGAACGACGCCGACCTCGTGATCGTTGACGACCGGTGTCGGCTGGGCCACGGGCTTCACGCCGCTATTGGGATGGCGCAGGAAACCTTGCGAGAAATCCGCCTTGAAGATGCCGAGCGTGGCGACGATATTCTCGTTCTGCCTGATGGCACCGTCGAGCCCGACGGTGATCGGTCCGCCATTCGGATTGAGCTGGATGGGACCACCACCCGCATCAAGGACCGGATAGCCATTCGAAGAGATCAGCGCGCCGTCCGGGCGCATGGTGAAACGGCCGTCGCGGCTCAGAATCTGGCCATCAGGCGTGTCCATCGAGAACCAGGCGTCGCCCTTGATGGCGAAGTCGAAGGAATTGCCGGTCTGCTCGAAAGCGCCCTGGCGGGTGGAGAGATAGTCGTTACCCTGTGAAACGAAGGCCACCTTGGCATTCATGTCATTGTGGTTCTTGGCGACCATTTCGTCGAACTTCACTTCGGAGCCACGGAAGCCGACCGTGTTCACATTCGCCATATTATCGGAAATGGTGGTGAGACGGCGCTCCAGCGCGATTTGCGAGGACAGGGCGACATATAGTCCGGATTGCATATCATTTGCCTCCGAGTTTCAGGGAGTTGATGGAAATCAGCAGGTCCGGGGAAATGCCGTAGCCGCTGGAGGAGCCGAAGACGGCCAAGGGGTCGTAGGTCGTTGAGGGGTTTTGCATTTCCCACATGATGGTGAAACGCTCGAGCAGCTTGCCGACCTTTTCAGGATCCTGCAGATCCTTGATCTTGATGGATTTTTCGATGAGAGCGGCCTGTTTCTCAACACTCGCAGCGGCAAACTCGTCAGGCAGGTTGAAGGCTGTGCGGAACACCTGCGCGAGCGCGTCATCGGCCAGGAAATCCATGCCTGATTTGATCGCCGGCGCCTTGCGCTCGAAATAAAGGGCAAGGCGGACGCCGTTATTATCATCGCCGGCTGTCTGTTCCAGCGTCTGGCGGGTATATTTCTCGATGGTGCCCGATTGTGCAGCCTCGGTCGCGGTCGCAGCTTTTCCAAGCTCGGCAAAATTCAGTGATTTCGCCAGATCCGCGTAACGATTGTCGGAAAGCTTGTTGGCGAAGGCATCCTTGTCCGAGGTGCCTTCCGTCAGCACCTTGCGGATGAAGGCTTTCGCATAGGCCATGTCCTCGAGGCCATGGGCTTTCAACGCATAATTATAAAGGCGTGTATCGGCCATGAAGTCGTCGATGGATTTCACATCGCCGATCTTCGCGCGGTAATATTCGGTTTCGCGCGCCACGTCAGGCTGCTTCGACACGCGCTCAAGCGACTTGCCGATGTCCTGACTGATCAGTCTGTAGCTGGTGTAGGTGGAAGTCACTGAACCGCCGCTCTCGTTTGATCCCGATCTCGAGGCGCACGTCCGCCTTTGCCGGCATATTGCCGTAGCTTGCTTGTGCGAAACTGGTTGCCGGAGAAGCATGAAAGAGGCGTAGCGGACAGGTTCACGCAAGCCACATTTTCTAGAGATGGCGGCATGGAACACTGTTCGGGCGTGGTCGATCAATGAATATTGTAATTGGACTTATAATCACCTTCGGCTGCATCATCGGCGGCTACATGGCGATGGGCGGCCATCTGGACGTCCTCATCCAGCCGTTCGAACTGTTGATTATCGGCGGAGCGGGGCTTGGCGGCTTCATCATGGCGAACCCGATGAAGGTCGTGAAAGATTCGGGCAAGGCGCTCGGCGAGGCCTTCAAACATTCGGTTCCGAAGGAGCGCAATTATCTCGACGTGCTCGGCGTGCTTTATTCGCTGATGCGCGATCTGCGCACGAAATCGCGCAACGAGATCGAAGCGCACATCGACAATCCGGAAGAATCCTCGATCTTCCAGTCGGCGCCCTCGGTTCTGAAGAACAAGGAACTGACCTCGTTCATCTGCGACTACGTTCGCCTCATCATCATCGGCAATGCCCGTAGCCACGAAATCGAGGCGCTGATGGATGAAGAAATCGAAACCATCCTCTACGACAAGCTGAAGCCTTACCACGCGATCACCACCATGGGCGATTCCTTCCCCGCCATCGGTATCGTCGCGGCGGTTCTCGGCGTCATCAAGGCCATGGGCAAGATCAACGAATCGCCGGAAGTGCTGGGCGGCCTGATCGGCGCCGCACTCGTCGGCACCATGCTCGGCATCATCCTGTCCTACTCGATCTGCAACCCGCTCGCATCGCAGGTCAAGATCGTCCGCTCCAAGCAGCACCGCCTCTACATCATCGTCAAGCAGACGCTGATCGCCTACATGAACGGTTCAGTGCCGCAGGTCGCGCTTGAATACGGCCGCAAGACCATCTCCAACTACGAGCGGCCGTCCATCGACGCCGTCGAGCAGGAGATGATGAATCCCGGCGGCGAAAACAAGGCGGCATGACCATGGTAAAAGCTGCAGCGCAAAGAGCCCCCACCATCGACACGGCCCTGCTCGCGCAACTCACCGGTGGGCTTTCCGATCGCAAGACGATCGCCAGGATCGGTTCCGATATCGGCCATCTCTACAGCGAATTCCTGCCTGATATCTTTCACAGCGAGACCGGCATCGCGATCGATGTCGAATATATCGGTTCCGAATCGGGGCTGATGACCGATCTCATCGCCAATGTCGGGCACAACGTCTCGGTTGCCGATTGTTCGCTGCGCAACTGGTGCCCCAATTTCATGATGGCGGTCGGCAACGGCTTTGTCATCGCGCTCATGGAGCGCATGCTGGGTGCTGCACCCGACACCATCGGCGAACCTGACGAGCGCAACCTGTCGCATATCGAACTCGACCTTGCGGCCATGGTTCTCGGCCGCATCGCGGGCGTGCTGCGTTCGGGCGTCAACGCGCCGGGCGGCTTCGAGGCGACGATCGACCCGCCGTTCAGTGCTAATGGAAAGAGCGCCTTCGACGAGATGATTGCCGGCCTTTACGGCGTCAGCATCCGCATGAAGATCGATATCGGCAAGGTTTCGTCGGAGTTTTCTCTCATCGTGCCGCAGCGGCCCCTGCTCAAGACCTCCATCGTCGCGCCCAAGGCTTCGGCCCAGGCGCTGAAGAAGCAGGAGGAATGGATGGAAATGATCTCGCAGCAGGTGAAGAGATCGCAGGTAACGCTCGAGGCGCGCATCAAGCTCGAAACGCTGACCTTGCGGACGATTTCCAAACTGGTTGCCGGCGATGTCATTCCGTTTCAGGATCTGAAGCAGGACGATATCGGCGTCGAGGTCAGCGCCAACGGCTCCAAGCTCTATAATTGCGAATTCGGCAAGTCCGGTGAGCGCTACATGGTTCGGGTGAAGAACAATGTCAGCACGGACGACGAGATTTTGCGACATTTGATGGGTTAAAATCCTGCCCGCCCTTTTTGGGCTCTGGGCAGGCTGACGCAAGTTTCAAAGGGAATAATCAGCGCATGGCTACGAAGAAAACACCTCTGACCGATGATGCGGAGCTGCCGTCGCTGGAAGATGCCGGCGACATCGACCAGGCTATCGGCGATCTGCGTGGCGTCCTCAAGACGGACGCGGAAGGTTCGCTGTCCGATTTTGGCGACTTCGGCGATTTCGGAAGCACGGACGACGCTTCCGATGATACCGACCTTTCCGCCTTCGGTGGCGGAGCGGCCAGTTTTGCGATGGATGATTTCGCCACCACCCCGCAGGTCGCGGGTGTGAAGGCGCCGCTTGGCAGCGGATTGTCCGAGAACATGGAACTGATCATGGACATCCCGATCGATGTCCAGATCGTTCTCGGCACCAGCCGTATGCTGGTTTCGGGACTGATGAGCCTCGAAGAGGGTGCGACGATTGCGCTTGACCGCAAGATTGGCGAGCCCGTCGAGATCATGGTGAATGGCCGCCGTATTGCGCGCGGTGAGATAACGGTACTTGAAGACGACGATACGCGCTTCGGCGTAAAATTGATTGAAGTAATGAGTACCAGAAAAGCCTGATCCCTGTGGGGACGGAGAGGAAAGACCATGATGGACTTCGAGGATTTCGGTAACCCCCTTGCGGGCAAGCCGTTGTCTCAGGCCGACAAGGCGGCCGCGGTGCTGCTTGCCATGGGCAAGGGTGTCGCCGGCAAGCTGCTGAAGTTTTTCACGCAGCACGAATTGCAGATGATCATTTCCTCGGCCCAGACCCTGCGCGTCATTCCTCCCGATGAGCTTGCGCAGATCGTGGCGGAGTTCGAAGACCTGTTTACCGAAGGAACGGGTCTCATGGACAATGCCAAGGCAATCGAAAGCATTCTCGAAGAAGGCCTGACCCCTGAAGAGGTGGACAGCCTTCTCGGTCGTCGTGCAGCCTTCCAGGCCTATGAAGCCTCGATCTGGGATCGCCTGCAGGAAGCGGAGCCGGAATTCGTCGGCAAGTTCCTGCTGCGCGAACATCCCCAGACCATCGCCTATATTCTCTCCATGTTGCCCTCATCCTTCGGTGCCAAGGTTCTCCTGACCATTCCCGAAGAGCAGCGCGCCGATATCATGAACCGCACGGTGAACATGAAGGAAGTGAGCCCGACGGCTGCCCAGATCATCGAGAAGCGTGTGATCAATCTGATCAACGAGATCGAAGCGGAACGCAATGCAGGCGGCTCCACCAAGGTTGCCGATCTGATGAACGAGCTGGAGAAGCCGCAGGTCGATACGCTGCTCAGCTCGCTCGAAACACTGAGCAAGGAAGCCGCAAACAAGGTCAAGCCGAAGATCTTCCTCTTCGACGATCTCATGTTCATGCCGCAGCGCAGCCGCGTCATGCTGCTCAACGATGTTTCGGCCGACGTTCTGACCATGGCGCTGCGTGGCGCCACGATGGAAATCAAGGAATGTGTGCTGTCCAGCATCAGCCCGCGCCAGCGCCGCATGATCGAATCGGATCTTGCCGTACCGCAGGCCTCGGTCAACACCCGCGAAGTGGCGATCGCCCGCCGCGCAGTTGCCCAGGAGGCTATCCGTCTGGCCAATTCCGGCCAGATCCAGCTGAAGGAAGCCGGCGCGGAAGAACAATCGGCCGCCGCTTGAGCGGAAGCCGGTTGATAACCCACCCTTCGGGCAGAACCGGCCATTGCGATGGCCGGCCCCGGACGCTAGTTTCGGGATGACGGCCTGCCGGGATCGGCGGGCCTTTTTTTTGATCCCGGGAACGTGCCTTGGCAGACGATGAGGACAAGGACAGTAAAACAGAAGCCCCGACGGAGAAAAAGCTCCGCGATGCGGCTGAGAAGGGCAATCTTCCCTTCTCTCGGGAAGTGCCGATCTTTGCCTCGTCGCTCGCTTTTTACTGTTATCTGGTCTTCTTTTTGCCCGATGGCGCCGGCCGTCTTGGCGTCACGCTGAAAGACCTGTTCGGTCAGCCCGAACAATGGGACCTCAGCACCCGGCCTGATGCCCTGTCTCTGCTTTATTTCCTCGGCACGTCCATGGCCTATCTGCTCATGCCGGCCATGATCATGTTCATCGTTTTCGGCCTTGCCTCGTCGTTTCTCCAGAACCTGCCATCGCCAGTGCTTGAGAGGGTGCGCCCGCAATGGTCGCGCATCTCGCCCGCAAAGGGGTTCACGCGCATTTACAGCAAGCAGGGCTTCGTGGAATTCGGCAAGTCGCTGTTCAAGATATTGATCGTCTCGATCATTATGTTCATGTCGCTGCGCGGCGATTTCTACAGCCTCATCGACCTGATGTTTTCCGATCCGCAGGTGATTTTTGTCAGGGTCGTCGAGATCGTCAAGAAAATGATGGTCGTGATCCTGCTTTCGACCGCATTGCTTGCCGCCGTCGATCTTTTGTGGACGCGCCACCACTGGTTCAGCCAGCTGAAAATGACGAAACACGAGGTGAAGGAAGAGTACAAGCAATCGCAGGGCGACCCTGTGGTCAAATCCCGCCAGCGTTCGATCGCCCGCGATCGCGCCCGCCGCCGCATGATCAACAATGTGCCGCGCGCAACACTTGTCATCGCCAACCCGACACACTTTGCGGTGGCGTTGCGTTACGTGCGCGAAGAAGGTGACGCGCCTGTTGTCGTCGCCAAGGGCCAGGACCTTATCGCATTGAAAATCCGCGAGATTGCGGAAGAAAACAATATCCCCGTTTTTGAAGACCCACCGCTCGCACGCTCCATGTTTGCGCAAGTCTCGATCGATAGTGTGATTCCACCAGCCTTTTATAAGGCTGTGGCTGAGCTCGTTCATCGGGTTTACGCCATGAAGTCATCGAAAATACGGGTTCAATAAAACCAATGAAAAAATCCGCCTATTCTGAACAGCGGGAAATGATCGTCGCAGAGGCGATCAACCCGATCGCTACCGAATTACGATTGCTAGACCCGGCAGACCTGATTTCGTTGCTCAGATTCGAGTGCTAT is a window from the Agrobacterium tumefaciens genome containing:
- the flgB gene encoding flagellar basal body rod protein FlgB, with translation MQPIQLFDLASRQAEWLSVRQEVVATNIANANTPKFHAKDVSPFEAVMQATSQQVGMAKTHPAHFGASNLSENIAVRDNPVNNEIGMQESGNSVALAEEMTKTGEIKRQYDLNANLVKSFHRMMLMTVKR
- a CDS encoding flagellar hook-basal body complex protein FliE — its product is MIDGIKQLSSLSLTRGASDISSLTESVFGSQQTTPAQQTGASFASVLGNVSLDAMNNLKKAEVASFEGIQGKANTREVVDAVLSAEQSLQTAIALRDKIVSAYLDITKMQI
- the fliI gene encoding flagellar protein export ATPase FliI, whose amino-acid sequence is MTMPEPMLSAEAISPKLAQLASLAGHYADPEFSVAPGGHVRTIAAGHYTVSGLSRHVRLGEFVAHRSTTGIHLGEVVRVEPDICYVCPIEPGEPIGIHDTVIRKGAFRVAPDDSWCGRTINALGEPIDGQGPLSSGTERRSISNNAPPSMTRKRVETPFKTGVRAIDIFSPLCLGQRLGIFAGSGVGKSTLLSMLAKADAFDKVVIALVGERGREVREFIEDTMGENMSKSIAVVATSDESPMLRKMAPLSAVTIAEHFRDKGDNVLLIIDSVTRFAHAIREVAVASGEPPVARGYPASVFTELPRLLERAGPGAEGTGTITAIVSILVDGDNHNDPIADSTRGILDGHIVLDRSLAEEGRYPPINPLASISRLAKKAWTPDQEKLVSRLKALVHRFEETRDLRLIGGYRPGTDPDLDMAVKQVPIIYETLKQLPNEPAAQDAYADLATALRGGVQNNQPQVNPRMRG
- the flgA gene encoding flagellar basal body P-ring formation chaperone FlgA, coding for MRFGRKNNSCRTALVRMCLASAFSLVAMAPAFAQAPMALVPTRTIYPGETISSDQVKPVEVTNPNISSGYATDISEVEGMISKQTLLPGRTIPVAALREASLVVRGTSVKLVFTIGNMTLMASGTPMTDGSLGEVVRVRNIDSGVMVSGTVMKDGTIQVMAK
- the motA gene encoding flagellar motor stator protein MotA, producing MNIVIGLIITFGCIIGGYMAMGGHLDVLIQPFELLIIGGAGLGGFIMANPMKVVKDSGKALGEAFKHSVPKERNYLDVLGVLYSLMRDLRTKSRNEIEAHIDNPEESSIFQSAPSVLKNKELTSFICDYVRLIIIGNARSHEIEALMDEEIETILYDKLKPYHAITTMGDSFPAIGIVAAVLGVIKAMGKINESPEVLGGLIGAALVGTMLGIILSYSICNPLASQVKIVRSKQHRLYIIVKQTLIAYMNGSVPQVALEYGRKTISNYERPSIDAVEQEMMNPGGENKAA
- the flgG gene encoding flagellar basal-body rod protein FlgG; the encoded protein is MRALAIAATGMDAQQTNLEVIANNIANINTTGYKRARAEFTDLLYQTERMQGVPNRANQAIVPEGANIGLGVQTSAVRNIHTQGNLIETGNKLDVAIIGQGWFQIEAADGSTLYSRAGAFNKNADGNLVTVDGYNVIPNINIPTDAQDITVTRTGQVTARIGNAADFTELGQLTIANFANEAGLKPLGDNLFAQTPASGDAVIGVPDDPSYGYIKQSYLEGSNVDAVKEITDLITAQRAYEMNSKVITTADEMASIVSKNLK
- the fliN gene encoding flagellar motor switch protein FliN, with product MATKKTPLTDDAELPSLEDAGDIDQAIGDLRGVLKTDAEGSLSDFGDFGDFGSTDDASDDTDLSAFGGGAASFAMDDFATTPQVAGVKAPLGSGLSENMELIMDIPIDVQIVLGTSRMLVSGLMSLEEGATIALDRKIGEPVEIMVNGRRIARGEITVLEDDDTRFGVKLIEVMSTRKA
- the flgF gene encoding flagellar basal-body rod protein FlgF — encoded protein: MQSGLYVALSSQIALERRLTTISDNMANVNTVGFRGSEVKFDEMVAKNHNDMNAKVAFVSQGNDYLSTRQGAFEQTGNSFDFAIKGDAWFSMDTPDGQILSRDGRFTMRPDGALISSNGYPVLDAGGGPIQLNPNGGPITVGLDGAIRQNENIVATLGIFKADFSQGFLRHPNSGVKPVAQPTPVVNDHEVGVVQGYLEQSNVNGISQMTQLIQVNRAFESISSLMRDTESTFGEGIKTLGGAR
- the flgC gene encoding flagellar basal body rod protein FlgC gives rise to the protein MDPLSAASKIAGSGLEVQSTRLRVVSENIANARSTGDTPGADPYRRKTVTFGSELDRVSGVERVTVKKLGVDRGDFVNEYDPGNPAADTNGMVKMPNVNILIEMADMREANRSYDANLQVIRQTRDLVASTIDLLKASQ
- a CDS encoding DUF1217 domain-containing protein, which encodes MTSTYTSYRLISQDIGKSLERVSKQPDVARETEYYRAKIGDVKSIDDFMADTRLYNYALKAHGLEDMAYAKAFIRKVLTEGTSDKDAFANKLSDNRYADLAKSLNFAELGKAATATEAAQSGTIEKYTRQTLEQTAGDDNNGVRLALYFERKAPAIKSGMDFLADDALAQVFRTAFNLPDEFAAASVEKQAALIEKSIKIKDLQDPEKVGKLLERFTIMWEMQNPSTTYDPLAVFGSSSGYGISPDLLISINSLKLGGK
- a CDS encoding FliM/FliN family flagellar motor switch protein, which gives rise to MTMVKAAAQRAPTIDTALLAQLTGGLSDRKTIARIGSDIGHLYSEFLPDIFHSETGIAIDVEYIGSESGLMTDLIANVGHNVSVADCSLRNWCPNFMMAVGNGFVIALMERMLGAAPDTIGEPDERNLSHIELDLAAMVLGRIAGVLRSGVNAPGGFEATIDPPFSANGKSAFDEMIAGLYGVSIRMKIDIGKVSSEFSLIVPQRPLLKTSIVAPKASAQALKKQEEWMEMISQQVKRSQVTLEARIKLETLTLRTISKLVAGDVIPFQDLKQDDIGVEVSANGSKLYNCEFGKSGERYMVRVKNNVSTDDEILRHLMG